A part of Cannabis sativa cultivar Pink pepper isolate KNU-18-1 chromosome 6, ASM2916894v1, whole genome shotgun sequence genomic DNA contains:
- the LOC115695662 gene encoding uncharacterized protein LOC115695662 isoform X2 has translation MLFSFHIRSLDAFSVFSGITRDNLMMRMKKSQWQAAAKIMMKKKKTISGRPTSAASMAVGQFFNPDEGKLDVSPWFMLQSSYSHKEMFGKEDHPLALNLSFSISLGLLPATLSLKIAGCEINYSGLQDEETEDVEKL, from the exons ATGTTGTTTTCATTCCACATTCGATCTCTTGATGCTTTTTCGGTGTTTTCTGGAATCACTAGGGACAACTTAATGATGAGAATGAAGAAATCCCAGTGGCAG GCTGCAGCCAAAAttatgatgaagaagaaaaag ACCATTTCAGGCAGACCTACATCAGCAGCTTCCATGGCAGTTGGACAGTTTTTCAATCCAGACGAAGGAAAGTTGGATGTCTCTCCTTGGTTCATGCTTCAATCATCTTATTCTCACAAG GAAATGTTTGGGAAAGAGGACCATCCTCTTGCTTTAAATTTGTCTTTCAGCATTAGCTTAGGCCTTCTTCCTGCTACATTGTCTTTGAAGATTGCGGGATGTGAAATAAACTATTCTGGACTTCAAGATGAGGAGACAGAAGATGTTGAAA AGCTCTGA
- the LOC115695662 gene encoding uncharacterized protein LOC115695662 isoform X4 has protein sequence MNGFRFLTVSVAPHPTISGRPTSAASMAVGQFFNPDEGKLDVSPWFMLQSSYSHKEMFGKEDHPLALNLSFSISLGLLPATLSLKIAGCEINYSGLQDEETEDVESNTIEFLFFFF, from the exons ATGAATGGTTTCAGATTTTTAACCGTCTCAGTTGCACCTCATCCC ACCATTTCAGGCAGACCTACATCAGCAGCTTCCATGGCAGTTGGACAGTTTTTCAATCCAGACGAAGGAAAGTTGGATGTCTCTCCTTGGTTCATGCTTCAATCATCTTATTCTCACAAG GAAATGTTTGGGAAAGAGGACCATCCTCTTGCTTTAAATTTGTCTTTCAGCATTAGCTTAGGCCTTCTTCCTGCTACATTGTCTTTGAAGATTGCGGGATGTGAAATAAACTATTCTGGACTTCAAGATGAGGAGACAGAAGATGTTGAAAGTAATACTAttgagtttctttttttttttttttga
- the LOC115695662 gene encoding uncharacterized protein LOC115695662 isoform X1, whose protein sequence is MLFSFHIRSLDAFSVFSGITRDNLMMRMKKSQWQAAAKIMMKKKKTISGRPTSAASMAVGQFFNPDEGKLDVSPWFMLQSSYSHKEMFGKEDHPLALNLSFSISLGLLPATLSLKIAGCEINYSGLQDEETEDVESNTIEFLFFFF, encoded by the exons ATGTTGTTTTCATTCCACATTCGATCTCTTGATGCTTTTTCGGTGTTTTCTGGAATCACTAGGGACAACTTAATGATGAGAATGAAGAAATCCCAGTGGCAG GCTGCAGCCAAAAttatgatgaagaagaaaaag ACCATTTCAGGCAGACCTACATCAGCAGCTTCCATGGCAGTTGGACAGTTTTTCAATCCAGACGAAGGAAAGTTGGATGTCTCTCCTTGGTTCATGCTTCAATCATCTTATTCTCACAAG GAAATGTTTGGGAAAGAGGACCATCCTCTTGCTTTAAATTTGTCTTTCAGCATTAGCTTAGGCCTTCTTCCTGCTACATTGTCTTTGAAGATTGCGGGATGTGAAATAAACTATTCTGGACTTCAAGATGAGGAGACAGAAGATGTTGAAAGTAATACTAttgagtttctttttttttttttttga
- the LOC115725381 gene encoding THO complex subunit 5B has translation MKIEDGEVQEGMLVEEDVHTEPARKVDDSPYELLQESKASVEDIITKMLSIKKEGKPKTELRELVTQMFIHFVTLRQANRSILLQEDRVKVETENAKGPVDFATLQLHSLMYEKGYYIKAIKACKDFKSKYPDIELVPEEEFLRDAPKEIPNSVLRNDPAHNLLLKRLDLELLQRKELCKLREKLEQQKKSLSETIVNRKKFLSSLPSHLKSLKKASMPVQNLLGVLHTKKLKQQQSVDLLPPPLYVLYSQLLAQKEAFGEQVDLEILGSLKDAQTLAHQQANVDTGICTNLENSGMEDDAADEKEDGQRRRKRTRRISAKDNLEQIEHQVHPLKVVLHVYDDDDEVSAPKSTKLVTIEFEYLLKLNVVCAGIEGSHEGPENNILCNLFPDDTGLELPHQSAKLLVGDSLVFDEKRNSRPYKWAQHLAGIDLLPELSPLLTQHGFPSSDVAKGDAVKSDLSTSGHQNRVAAVIQRIRSRINGLDPLMQLI, from the coding sequence ATGAAAATTGAAGATGGTGAGGTCCAGGAGGGTATGCTGGTCGAAGAAGATGTTCACACAGAGCCTGCACGCAAGGTTGACGATTCACCGTATGAATTGCTTCAAGAGAGCAAGGCTTCGGTTGAGgacataattaccaaaatgcttTCTATTAAGAAAGAGGGAAAACCCAAAACTGAGCTCAGAGAACTAGTCACTCAGATGTTCATACACTTTGTCACACTTCGCCAGGCAAATCGTTCTATCTTGCTTCAAGAGGATCGCGTGAAAGTGGAGACAGAAAATGCGAAGGGCCCAGTGGATTTCGCAACCCTGCAGCTTCACAGTCTAATGTACGAGAAGGGTTACTATATTAAAGCCATAAAAGCTTGCAAAGACTTCAAATCAAAATACCCTGATATTGAGCTTGTGCCTGAGGAAGAGTTTCTTCGTGATGCACCAAAAGAGATTCCAAATTCTGTACTGAGAAATGATCCTGCACACAATCTCTTGTTGAAGAGGCTCGATTTAGAACTTTTGCAGCGCAAAGAGCTATGCAAACTTCGTGAAAAACTTGAACAGCAGAAGAAAAGTCTTTCAGAGACCATTGTGAATCGTAAAAAGTTCTTGTCTAGTCTTCCATCACACCTCAAATCTCTGAAGAAAGCATCAATGCCAGTACAAAACCTATTAGGGGTGCTGCATACAAAGAAGCTGAAGCAGCAGCAATCGGTAGATTTGCTTCCACCTCCTCTCTACGTGCTTTACTCACAGTTGCTGGCCCAGAAAGAAGCATTCGGTGAACAAGTTGATTTAGAGATACTTGGAAGCCTGAAGGATGCACAGACTTTAGCTCACCAACAAGCTAATGTTGACACTGGAATTTGCACTAATCTGGAGAATTCTGGAATGGAGGATGATGCAGCTGATGAGAAAGAAGATGGCCAGAGAAGGAGAAAACGAACAAGGAGAATTTCAGCCAAGGACAACCTTGAACAGATAGAACATCAAGTTCACCCCCTAAAAGTGGTGCTTCATGTATATGATGATGACGATGAGGTTTCTGCTCCTAAGTCTACAAAACTTGTCACCATTGAATTTGAGTATTTGTTGAAGTTGAACGTCGTATGTGCTGGAATAGAAGGATCCCATGAAGGGCCTGAGAATAACATATTGTGCAACTTATTCCCTGATGACACTGGCCTTGAGCTTCCCCACCAATCAGCCAAACTTCTTGTTGGTGATTCTCTTGTATTTGATGAAAAGAGAAATTCTCGTCCATACAAATGGGCGCAGCATTTAGCAGGAATTGACTTATTGCCTGAGCTATCACCTTTGCTTACTCAACATGGATTTCCAAGCAGTGATGTTGCTAAAGGTGATGCAGTTAAATCTGACCTTTCCACATCCGGCCATCAGAATCGTGTGGCTGCAGTAATTCAAAGAATCCGCTCTCGGATAAATGGTCTTGATCCACTTATGCAGCTTATATAA
- the LOC115724961 gene encoding THO complex subunit 5A translates to MEDGEVEEGMLVEEDLHTEVESKVEKSPYELLQESKTSVEDIITKMLSIKKEGKPKSELRELVTQMFIHFVTLRQANRSILLQEDRVKAETENAKGPVDFATLQLHNLMYEKGHYIKAIKACKDFKSKYPDIELVPEEEFFRDAPEDIQKSILSNDPAHNLMLKRLDFELFQRKELCKLREKLEQQKKSLSETIVNRKKFLSSLPSHLKSLKKASLPVQNILGVLHTKKLKQQHSAELLPPPLYVLYSQLLAQKEAFGEQVDMEILGSVKDAQTLAHQQANVDTGISSNLEYSRMEDDAADEEEDGQRRRKRTRRISPKDNIEQAGHLVHPLKVVLHVYDDDEVSDSKSAKLITIKFEYLVKLNVVCVGIEGSHEGPENTILSNLFPDDTGLELPHQSAKLLVGDSLVFDEKRTSRPYKWAQHLAGIDLLPELSPLLTRHGTPCSDVAKGDAVKSDLSIYRQQNRVLTVVQRIRSRKKGQLALVEQLDSLMKLKWPALSCESVPWALHSPLCKFIGCSPIGPPPNNHASSSSVSDAGQVTQPIEVVEQSGTSKEELEGIREDGELPSLASVTSSDIKLAPSKGSNIEHLRQLSLLSKSVLTPISKPKSQSYKKHDEDANLLLDFESDLDEPTYIESEEEHVGHINCFEMTRKWVSYGIREFSLVLIRNIDTLKKSFKLEAKINISVEYPLRPPFFSLNIYTSFEENPYEDDGSEWYNELRAIEAEVNLHMLKLLPPDHENYVLAHQVRCLAMLFDYYMDDISSSEKRKTISVVDVGMCKPVNGQLISRSHRGRDRRKMISWKDMECTPGYPY, encoded by the coding sequence atggaaGATGGAGAGGTCGAGGAGGGGATGCTGGTCGAAGAAGATTTGCACACAGAGGTAGAGAGCAAGGTCGAGAAATCGCCATATGAATTGCTTCAAGAGAGCAAGACTTCGGTTGAGGATATCATTACCAAAATGCTTTCCATTAAAAAAGAGGGAAAACCCAAATCTGAGCTCAGAGAATTAGTCACTCAGATGTTCATACACTTTGTCACACTTCGCCAGGCAAATCGTTCTATCTTGCTCCAAGAGGATCGTGTGAAGGCGGAGACAGAAAATGCAAAGGGCCCAGTGGATTTTGCAACCTTGCAGCTTCACAATTTGATGTATGAGAAGGGTCATTATATTAAAGCCATAAAAGCTTGCAAAGACTTCAAATCAAAATACCCTGATATTGAGCTCGTTCCTGAGGAAGAGTTTTTTCGTGATGCACCCGAAGATATACAAAAATCCATATTGTCAAATGATCCTGCGCACAATCTCATGTTGAAGAGGCTTGATTTTGAACTTTTTCAGCGCAAAGAGTTATGCAAACTCCGCGAAAAACTTGAACAGCAGAAGAAAAGTCTTTCAGAGACCATTGTTAATCGCAAAAAGTTCTTGTCTAGTCTTCCATCACACCTCAAATCACTTAAGAAAGCATCATTGCCAGTACAAAACATATTAGGGGTGCTACATACTAAGAAACTGAAGCAGCAGCACTCAGCAGAGTTGCTTCCACCTCCTCTCTATGTGCTTTACTCACAGTTGCTGGCCCAGAAAGAAGCATTTGGTGAACAAGTTGATATGGAGATACTGGGTAGCGTAAAGGATGCACAAACTTTAGCTCACCAACAAGCTAATGTGGACACTGGAATTTCTTCTAATCTGGAGTATTCTAGAATGGAGGATGATGCAGCTGATGAGGAAGAAGATGGACAGAGAAGGAGAAAACGAACAAGGAGGATTTCACCGAAGGACAACATTGAACAGGCAGGACATCTAGTTCACCCTCTAAAAGTGGTGCTTCATgtatatgatgatgatgaggttTCTGATTCCAAGTCTGCAAAACTTATCACCATTAAGTTTGAGTATTTGGTTAAGCTGAATGTTGTATGTGTTGGCATAGAAGGATCCCATGAAGGGCCTGAGAATACCATCTTGAGCAACTTATTCCCTGATGACACTGGCCTTGAGCTTCCCCACCAATCAGCCAAACTTCTTGTTGGTGATTCTCTTGTATTTGATGAAAAGAGAACTTCTCGCCCATACAAATGGGCCCAGCATTTAGCAGGAATTGATTTACTGCCTGAGCTGTCACCTTTGCTTACTCGACATGGAACTCCATGCAGTGATGTTGCAAAAGGTGATGCTGTCAAATCTGACCTTTCTATATACCGCCAGCAGAATCGTGTGTTGACAGTTGTTCAAAGAATTCGCTCACGGAAAAAGGGTCAGCTGGCTCTTGTGGAACAGCTTGATTCACTTATGAAGCTTAAATGGCCTGCTTTGTCCTGTGAAAGTGTTCCATGGGCCTTGCATTCTCCTCTGTGCAAATTCATTGGTTGTTCACCCATTGGTCCCCCTCCCAACAATCatgcttcatcttcatctgtaTCAGATGCGGGGCAGGTTACACAACCTATAGAGGTCGTTGAACAGTCTGGTACTTCAAAGGAGGAGCTAGAGGGTATCAGGGAAGACGGGGAGCTTCCATCTTTGGCTTCAGTTACATCTAGTGATATTAAATTGGCTCCATCAAAAGGGTCAAATATTGAACATTTGAGGCAGCTGTCTTTACTTTCAAAGAGCGTCCTAACTCCAATCAGCAAGCCAAAATCACAAAGTTACAAGAAACACGATGAAGATGCAAATCTTTTGCTGGACTTTGAGAGTGATTTGGATGAACCTACATACATTGAGTCAGAAGAAGAACATGTGGGGCACATTAATTGCTTTGAGATGACTAGAAAATGGGTTAGTTATGGAATCAGGGAATTTTCTCTTGTCTTGATCAGGAACATAGACACCCTAAAGAAGAGTTTCAAGTTGGAAGCTAAGATTAATATCAGTGTGGAGTACCCTCTGAGACCTCCCTTTTTCTCATTGAACATTTACACTTCATTCGAAGAAAATCCTTATGAGGATGATGGTTCCGAATGGTATAATGAACTTCGGGCAATAGAAGCAGAGGTCAATCTCCACATGCTGAAGTTGTTACCACCTGATCATGAAAATTATGTCTTAGCTCATCAAGTACGCTGTCTGGCCATGTTGTTTGACTATTACATGGATGACATATCCTCATCTGAAAAAAGAAAGACTATTTCTGTAGTTGATGTAGGTATGTGCAAGCCTGTTAATGGTCAACTTATATCGAGATCGCATAGAGGAAGAGATCGCAGAAAGATGATATCTTGGAAAGACATGGAATGCACTCCTGGCTACCCTTACTAA
- the LOC115695482 gene encoding protein MEI2-like 4: protein MTNSTTTSTTKLNPNAPIFIPTIPFSSSSSDHQQYSNPISSMQWVPKNRAENNDKSIFKNIACGPRNKKLPKHPSTTTTPKSNHSIRNGNGNSNYGPRNNRVLCKPKHNNHSSGDGFNVTTLMIRNIPCKYTRKMLLDFMDDYCESENHDQLEKGPNNNKSAFDFLYLPMDFRTHFNKGYAFVNFTNPRAASKFWKAKDNQKWDYFQSKKIRQIAPATIQVSLN from the exons ATGACAAACAGTACTACTACTTCTACTACTAAACTAAACCCAAATGCTCCTATTTTCATACCcacaatcccattttcttcttcttcttctgatcATCAACAATACTCAAACCCAATATCATCAATGCAATGGGTGCCCAAAAATAGAGCTGAAAATAATGACAAAAGTATTTTCAAAAACATTGCTTGTGGCCCCAGAAATAAGAAACTGCCCAAACATCCTTCAACGACTACAACTCCAAAATCAAACCATTCCATTCGTAACGGTAACGGTAACAGTAATTATGGCCCTAGAAACAACAGAGTATTATGTAAACCCAAACATAATAATCACTCTAGTGGTGATGGTTTTAATGTTACTACTCTTATGATTCGTAACATTCCTTGTAAATATAC GAGGAAAatgttgttggattttatggATGATTACTGTGAAAGTGAAAATCATGATCAACTAGAAAAGGgacctaataataataagtcaGCTTTTGATTTTCTATATTTACCAATGGATTTTAG AACTCATTTTAACAAAGGATATGCCTTTGTTAATTTTACTAATCCAAGAGCAGCTTCTAAGTTTTGGAAAGCTAAAGATAATCAAAAATGGGATTATTTTCAATCCAAGAAAATTCGACAAATTGCTCCAGCTACTATTCAGGTAAgtcttaattaa
- the LOC115695662 gene encoding uncharacterized protein LOC115695662 isoform X3, translating into MMRMKKSQWQAAAKIMMKKKKTISGRPTSAASMAVGQFFNPDEGKLDVSPWFMLQSSYSHKEMFGKEDHPLALNLSFSISLGLLPATLSLKIAGCEINYSGLQDEETEDVESNTIEFLFFFF; encoded by the exons ATGATGAGAATGAAGAAATCCCAGTGGCAG GCTGCAGCCAAAAttatgatgaagaagaaaaag ACCATTTCAGGCAGACCTACATCAGCAGCTTCCATGGCAGTTGGACAGTTTTTCAATCCAGACGAAGGAAAGTTGGATGTCTCTCCTTGGTTCATGCTTCAATCATCTTATTCTCACAAG GAAATGTTTGGGAAAGAGGACCATCCTCTTGCTTTAAATTTGTCTTTCAGCATTAGCTTAGGCCTTCTTCCTGCTACATTGTCTTTGAAGATTGCGGGATGTGAAATAAACTATTCTGGACTTCAAGATGAGGAGACAGAAGATGTTGAAAGTAATACTAttgagtttctttttttttttttttga
- the LOC115695662 gene encoding uncharacterized protein LOC115695662 isoform X5, whose amino-acid sequence MQGQLNDENEEIPVAGCSQNYDEEEKVLRPFQADLHQQLPWQLDSFSIQTKESWMSLLGSCFNHLILTRKCLGKRTILLL is encoded by the exons ATGCAG GGACAACTTAATGATGAGAATGAAGAAATCCCAGTGGCAG GCTGCAGCCAAAAttatgatgaagaagaaaaag TGCTCAGACCATTTCAGGCAGACCTACATCAGCAGCTTCCATGGCAGTTGGACAGTTTTTCAATCCAGACGAAGGAAAGTTGGATGTCTCTCCTTGGTTCATGCTTCAATCATCTTATTCTCACAAG GAAATGTTTGGGAAAGAGGACCATCCTCTTGCTTTAA